The following coding sequences lie in one Crassostrea angulata isolate pt1a10 chromosome 10, ASM2561291v2, whole genome shotgun sequence genomic window:
- the LOC128167803 gene encoding SPRY domain-containing SOCS box protein 3-like yields the protein MVGLYSQHQDLIRDGCDERWTWNKRDKSHEVKTCGEGMETAHFHPHWSNGTAGIRGNCVLNYGIHYWEIKVSQRIFGTSMMFGIGTKRARLHVDAFVNIIGEDQYSWGLSHKGLLWHNGKSRQYTKPFKENEATVVGVLFDGIAGTLTFFKDGFSLGVAFTGLNSVTENLYPIAASTAAKTEMTLGIRRRGYQSLQDRCRVKILSSIRKQQEIDHLPLPSSMRSFIKDAACV from the coding sequence ATGGTTGGTCTATACTCGCAGCATCAGGACCTCATTCGGGATGGCTGCGACGAGCGATGGACGTGGAACAAGAGGGACAAGTCGCACGAGGTCAAGACATGTGGGGAGGGGATGGAAACGGCCCACTTCCACCCTCACTGGTCCAACGGAACGGCAGGGATACGGGGAAACTGTGTGCTGAACTATGGGATCCATTATTGGGAAATTAAAGTGTCGCAAAGGATTTTCGGAACAAGTATGATGTTCGGAATAGGGACTAAACGAGCTAGACTTCACGTAGATGCTTTTGTGAATATCATAGGTGAGGATCAGTACAGCTGGGGACTATCACACAAGGGACTCCTTTGGCACAACGGTAAGAGCAGACAGTACACCAAGCCCTTCAAAGAAAACGAGGCCACGGTAGTAGGAGTGCTATTTGACGGAATTGCGGGGACTTTAACGTTTTTTAAAGACGGTTTTTCGTTGGGTGTGGCGTTCACGGGACTTAATAGCGTGACAGAAAACCTCTACCCCATAGCAGCATCCACTGCGGCCAAAACAGAGATGACCTTAGGGATTCGCCGGAGGGGGTACCAGAGTCTACAGGACCGCTGTCGCGTCAAGATTCTGTCTAGCATCCGTAAGCAGCAGGAGATTGACCACCTGCCCCTGCCCAGCAGTATGCGATCGTTCATCAAGGACGCCGCATGTGTTTAA
- the LOC128165734 gene encoding integrin beta-1-binding protein 1-like isoform X2 — translation MFPRKNLKLNTGINENTMKLKEKENILMHKKTFDVFYLGNIEKIAMGNSQKRDTEAQLIDRIEEAQIAGDIPITVGEKDQVFFTVSRHGIQVQNKRTKEILQRHPLHTIAEVVQYEDGFGGPNIALKIGQLQVNKEVFQCYVFQCNTEFKPQYSMNYDIGSRAKDSHVHNTEDEVAVNSSTAPGVITASQGGCPMSKWASKE, via the exons ATGTTTCCAagaaagaatttaaaattaaat ACTGGGATTAATGAAAACACAATGAAACTTAAAGAAAAGGAGAATATTTTAATGCATAAGAAGACATTTGATGTTTTCTATTTGGGTAACATTGAAAAGATAGCAATGGGTAATTCACAGAAGAGAGATACAGAGGCCCAGCTGATAGATCGAATAGAGGAAGCTCAG ATTGCTGGAGACATTCCCATTACTGTTGGGGAGAAAGACCAAGTCTTCTTCACTGTTTCGCGACATGGAATACAAGTCCAAAATAAAAGAACCAAG GAGATACTGCAGCGACACCCTCTCCACACCATAGCTGAGGTAGTGCAGTACGAGGATGGGTTTGGGGGACCAAACATTGCTCTGAAAATAGGTCAACTGCAGGTCAACAAGGAAGTGTTTCAGTGCTATGTCTTCCAGTGCAATACAGAG TTCAAGCCACAATACTCAATGAATTATGACATCGGCTCTCGTGCCAAAGATTCCCATGTCCATAATACTGAGGATGAAGTGGCGGTAAACTCAAGCACAGCACCTGGAGTTATAACTGCCAGCCAGGGAGGATGCCCTATGTCAAAATGGGCAAGCAAGGAATGA
- the LOC128165731 gene encoding cerebral cavernous malformations protein 2 homolog isoform X3, producing MENGEWFNMDPMGGRRGQQSLYNESRNSTGYSLHSEYHKDGDHSEYQVQFAGIIKEIQVHVDITNRTEVLRMIDQGKMKKMIPAKIGTDSNSILSLSRYNIKLMQVDHSTENLIIRVPIHEIAAVCYVNDDGIHILAVKYGNPEQCSLLVLYCDSPARAERICSDVAQCFQLVYTDAVVQLLEDTIGRVETSSTGSPTINENSRKISLEGLDNHGFSQSQPNLSDRHNRDKRSRSLATSDASNQSIQAELLRSYLEQLRSKFTVDELAKFSTLLKQINDPSPRSHKDLLAVFQEVFQLYGNERKNLLAGLCPFIYEKHYANFLDFLKKQGIAIDNGTLSSRHSFPRNYTPSLSDCSTIIDDDLDSELEFLASASSVMTFRERHEH from the exons ATGGAAAATGGTGAATGGTTTAACATGGATCCCATGGGCGGACGAAGAGGACAG caatcTCTTTACAACGAGTCCAGAAATTCGACGGGATATAGTCTCCATTCTGAGTACCATAAAGATGGTGACCACAGTGAATATCAAGTCCAG TTTGCTGGCATAATTAAGGAAATTCAGGTCCATGTAGATATAACAAACAGGACAGAGGTCTTGAGAATGATAGATCAAGGGAAG ATGAAGAAGATGATTCCTGCAAAGATAGGCACAGACAGTAATTCTATTCTTAGTTTGAGTCGCTATAACATCAAACTGATGCAGGTAGACCATTCCACAGAG AATCTGATCATTCGAGTTCCTATTCATGAAATAGCAGCAGTTTGTTATGTGAATGACGATGGGATACACATTCTGGCAGTCAAATATG GTAATCCTGAGCAGTGCTCACTGCTTGTGCTGTATTGCGATAGCCCAGCTCGAGCAGAGCGGATCTGCTCAGATGTGGCTCAGTGCTTCCAGCTCGTCTATACGGATGCAGTTGTTCAGCTTCTGGAGGACACGATTGGAAGAGTGGAAACTTCATCTACAGGATCACCCACAATCAATGAGAACAGCCGGAAAATATCCTT GGAAGGACTGGACAATCATGG CTTTTCTCAGTCACAACCAAACCTATCAGATCGACACAACCGAGACAAAAGATCCCGTAGCCTAGCAACCAGTGACGCCAGCAACCAAAGCATTCAAGCTGAACTCTTGAGGTCTTACCTGGAGCAG CTGCGCAGCAAGTTTACAGTGGATGAGCTGGCCAAATTCTCCACACTGCTAAAGCAGATCAATGACCCATCCCCCAGGAGCCACAAAGATCTTCTGGCAGTGTTCCAAGAGGTGTTCCAGTTGTATGGAAACGAGAGGAAGAATCTTCTAGCTG GTTTGTGTCCCTTTATCTATGAGAAACATTATGCAAATTTCTTGGATTTCCTGAAGAAGCAAGGCATTGCGATAGACAATGGAACTCTATCGAGTCGTCACAGTTTTCCTCGTAATTACAC TCCCTCCCTCAGTGACTGCTCCACAATTATTGATGATGACCTGGATAGTGAATTGGAGTTTTTGGCCTCTGCCTCCTCTGTAATG ACGTTCCGTGAGCGACATGAACACTAA
- the LOC128165731 gene encoding cerebral cavernous malformations protein 2 homolog isoform X4 produces MENGEWFNMDPMGGRRGQQSLYNESRNSTGYSLHSEYHKDGDHSEYQVQFAGIIKEIQVHVDITNRTEVLRMIDQGKMKKMIPAKIGTDSNSILSLSRYNIKLMQVDHSTENLIIRVPIHEIAAVCYVNDDGIHILAVKYGNPEQCSLLVLYCDSPARAERICSDVAQCFQLVYTDAVVQLLEDTIGRVETSSTGSPTINENSRKISFFSQSQPNLSDRHNRDKRSRSLATSDASNQSIQAELLRSYLEQLRSKFTVDELAKFSTLLKQINDPSPRSHKDLLAVFQEVFQLYGNERKNLLAGLCPFIYEKHYANFLDFLKKQGIAIDNGTLSSRHSFPRNYTPSLSDCSTIIDDDLDSELEFLASASSVMTFRERHEH; encoded by the exons ATGGAAAATGGTGAATGGTTTAACATGGATCCCATGGGCGGACGAAGAGGACAG caatcTCTTTACAACGAGTCCAGAAATTCGACGGGATATAGTCTCCATTCTGAGTACCATAAAGATGGTGACCACAGTGAATATCAAGTCCAG TTTGCTGGCATAATTAAGGAAATTCAGGTCCATGTAGATATAACAAACAGGACAGAGGTCTTGAGAATGATAGATCAAGGGAAG ATGAAGAAGATGATTCCTGCAAAGATAGGCACAGACAGTAATTCTATTCTTAGTTTGAGTCGCTATAACATCAAACTGATGCAGGTAGACCATTCCACAGAG AATCTGATCATTCGAGTTCCTATTCATGAAATAGCAGCAGTTTGTTATGTGAATGACGATGGGATACACATTCTGGCAGTCAAATATG GTAATCCTGAGCAGTGCTCACTGCTTGTGCTGTATTGCGATAGCCCAGCTCGAGCAGAGCGGATCTGCTCAGATGTGGCTCAGTGCTTCCAGCTCGTCTATACGGATGCAGTTGTTCAGCTTCTGGAGGACACGATTGGAAGAGTGGAAACTTCATCTACAGGATCACCCACAATCAATGAGAACAGCCGGAAAATATCCTT CTTTTCTCAGTCACAACCAAACCTATCAGATCGACACAACCGAGACAAAAGATCCCGTAGCCTAGCAACCAGTGACGCCAGCAACCAAAGCATTCAAGCTGAACTCTTGAGGTCTTACCTGGAGCAG CTGCGCAGCAAGTTTACAGTGGATGAGCTGGCCAAATTCTCCACACTGCTAAAGCAGATCAATGACCCATCCCCCAGGAGCCACAAAGATCTTCTGGCAGTGTTCCAAGAGGTGTTCCAGTTGTATGGAAACGAGAGGAAGAATCTTCTAGCTG GTTTGTGTCCCTTTATCTATGAGAAACATTATGCAAATTTCTTGGATTTCCTGAAGAAGCAAGGCATTGCGATAGACAATGGAACTCTATCGAGTCGTCACAGTTTTCCTCGTAATTACAC TCCCTCCCTCAGTGACTGCTCCACAATTATTGATGATGACCTGGATAGTGAATTGGAGTTTTTGGCCTCTGCCTCCTCTGTAATG ACGTTCCGTGAGCGACATGAACACTAA
- the LOC128165734 gene encoding integrin beta-1-binding protein 1-like isoform X1, translating to MFPRKNLKLNTGINENTMKLKEKENILMHKKTFDVFYLGNIEKIAMGNSQKRDTEAQLIDRIEEAQIAGDIPITVGEKDQVFFTVSRHGIQVQNKRTKEILQRHPLHTIAEVVQYEDGFGGPNIALKIGQLQVNKEVFQCYVFQCNTEELANDVCQLVRRLFDAITDKS from the exons ATGTTTCCAagaaagaatttaaaattaaat ACTGGGATTAATGAAAACACAATGAAACTTAAAGAAAAGGAGAATATTTTAATGCATAAGAAGACATTTGATGTTTTCTATTTGGGTAACATTGAAAAGATAGCAATGGGTAATTCACAGAAGAGAGATACAGAGGCCCAGCTGATAGATCGAATAGAGGAAGCTCAG ATTGCTGGAGACATTCCCATTACTGTTGGGGAGAAAGACCAAGTCTTCTTCACTGTTTCGCGACATGGAATACAAGTCCAAAATAAAAGAACCAAG GAGATACTGCAGCGACACCCTCTCCACACCATAGCTGAGGTAGTGCAGTACGAGGATGGGTTTGGGGGACCAAACATTGCTCTGAAAATAGGTCAACTGCAGGTCAACAAGGAAGTGTTTCAGTGCTATGTCTTCCAGTGCAATACAGAG gaacTTGCAAATGATGTTTGCCAGTTAGTGCGAAGACTATTCGATGCTATAACTGATAAATCTTGA
- the LOC128165731 gene encoding cerebral cavernous malformations protein 2 homolog isoform X1: MENGEWFNMDPMGGRRGQQSLYNESRNSTGYSLHSEYHKDGDHSEYQVQFAGIIKEIQVHVDITNRTEVLRMIDQGKMKKMIPAKIGTDSNSILSLSRYNIKLMQVDHSTENLIIRVPIHEIAAVCYVNDDGIHILAVKYGNPEQCSLLVLYCDSPARAERICSDVAQCFQLVYTDAVVQLLEDTIGRVETSSTGSPTINENSRKISLEGLDNHGFSQSQPNLSDRHNRDKRSRSLATSDASNQSIQAELLRSYLEQLRSKFTVDELAKFSTLLKQINDPSPRSHKDLLAVFQEVFQLYGNERKNLLAGLCPFIYEKHYANFLDFLKKQGIAIDNGTLSSRHSFPRNYTRSVSDMNTNDQSDIDSVLEGISTQLAQIDSNIGDVNTYLNYPS, encoded by the exons ATGGAAAATGGTGAATGGTTTAACATGGATCCCATGGGCGGACGAAGAGGACAG caatcTCTTTACAACGAGTCCAGAAATTCGACGGGATATAGTCTCCATTCTGAGTACCATAAAGATGGTGACCACAGTGAATATCAAGTCCAG TTTGCTGGCATAATTAAGGAAATTCAGGTCCATGTAGATATAACAAACAGGACAGAGGTCTTGAGAATGATAGATCAAGGGAAG ATGAAGAAGATGATTCCTGCAAAGATAGGCACAGACAGTAATTCTATTCTTAGTTTGAGTCGCTATAACATCAAACTGATGCAGGTAGACCATTCCACAGAG AATCTGATCATTCGAGTTCCTATTCATGAAATAGCAGCAGTTTGTTATGTGAATGACGATGGGATACACATTCTGGCAGTCAAATATG GTAATCCTGAGCAGTGCTCACTGCTTGTGCTGTATTGCGATAGCCCAGCTCGAGCAGAGCGGATCTGCTCAGATGTGGCTCAGTGCTTCCAGCTCGTCTATACGGATGCAGTTGTTCAGCTTCTGGAGGACACGATTGGAAGAGTGGAAACTTCATCTACAGGATCACCCACAATCAATGAGAACAGCCGGAAAATATCCTT GGAAGGACTGGACAATCATGG CTTTTCTCAGTCACAACCAAACCTATCAGATCGACACAACCGAGACAAAAGATCCCGTAGCCTAGCAACCAGTGACGCCAGCAACCAAAGCATTCAAGCTGAACTCTTGAGGTCTTACCTGGAGCAG CTGCGCAGCAAGTTTACAGTGGATGAGCTGGCCAAATTCTCCACACTGCTAAAGCAGATCAATGACCCATCCCCCAGGAGCCACAAAGATCTTCTGGCAGTGTTCCAAGAGGTGTTCCAGTTGTATGGAAACGAGAGGAAGAATCTTCTAGCTG GTTTGTGTCCCTTTATCTATGAGAAACATTATGCAAATTTCTTGGATTTCCTGAAGAAGCAAGGCATTGCGATAGACAATGGAACTCTATCGAGTCGTCACAGTTTTCCTCGTAATTACAC ACGTTCCGTGAGCGACATGAACACTAACGACCAGAGCGATATCGATAGTGTACTGGAGGGGATATCTACACAACTGGCACAAATTGACAGCAATATTGGCGATGTAAACACGTACCTCAACTATCCTTCATGA
- the LOC128165731 gene encoding cerebral cavernous malformations protein 2 homolog isoform X2, with the protein MENGEWFNMDPMGGRRGQQSLYNESRNSTGYSLHSEYHKDGDHSEYQVQFAGIIKEIQVHVDITNRTEVLRMIDQGKMKKMIPAKIGTDSNSILSLSRYNIKLMQVDHSTENLIIRVPIHEIAAVCYVNDDGIHILAVKYGNPEQCSLLVLYCDSPARAERICSDVAQCFQLVYTDAVVQLLEDTIGRVETSSTGSPTINENSRKISFFSQSQPNLSDRHNRDKRSRSLATSDASNQSIQAELLRSYLEQLRSKFTVDELAKFSTLLKQINDPSPRSHKDLLAVFQEVFQLYGNERKNLLAGLCPFIYEKHYANFLDFLKKQGIAIDNGTLSSRHSFPRNYTRSVSDMNTNDQSDIDSVLEGISTQLAQIDSNIGDVNTYLNYPS; encoded by the exons ATGGAAAATGGTGAATGGTTTAACATGGATCCCATGGGCGGACGAAGAGGACAG caatcTCTTTACAACGAGTCCAGAAATTCGACGGGATATAGTCTCCATTCTGAGTACCATAAAGATGGTGACCACAGTGAATATCAAGTCCAG TTTGCTGGCATAATTAAGGAAATTCAGGTCCATGTAGATATAACAAACAGGACAGAGGTCTTGAGAATGATAGATCAAGGGAAG ATGAAGAAGATGATTCCTGCAAAGATAGGCACAGACAGTAATTCTATTCTTAGTTTGAGTCGCTATAACATCAAACTGATGCAGGTAGACCATTCCACAGAG AATCTGATCATTCGAGTTCCTATTCATGAAATAGCAGCAGTTTGTTATGTGAATGACGATGGGATACACATTCTGGCAGTCAAATATG GTAATCCTGAGCAGTGCTCACTGCTTGTGCTGTATTGCGATAGCCCAGCTCGAGCAGAGCGGATCTGCTCAGATGTGGCTCAGTGCTTCCAGCTCGTCTATACGGATGCAGTTGTTCAGCTTCTGGAGGACACGATTGGAAGAGTGGAAACTTCATCTACAGGATCACCCACAATCAATGAGAACAGCCGGAAAATATCCTT CTTTTCTCAGTCACAACCAAACCTATCAGATCGACACAACCGAGACAAAAGATCCCGTAGCCTAGCAACCAGTGACGCCAGCAACCAAAGCATTCAAGCTGAACTCTTGAGGTCTTACCTGGAGCAG CTGCGCAGCAAGTTTACAGTGGATGAGCTGGCCAAATTCTCCACACTGCTAAAGCAGATCAATGACCCATCCCCCAGGAGCCACAAAGATCTTCTGGCAGTGTTCCAAGAGGTGTTCCAGTTGTATGGAAACGAGAGGAAGAATCTTCTAGCTG GTTTGTGTCCCTTTATCTATGAGAAACATTATGCAAATTTCTTGGATTTCCTGAAGAAGCAAGGCATTGCGATAGACAATGGAACTCTATCGAGTCGTCACAGTTTTCCTCGTAATTACAC ACGTTCCGTGAGCGACATGAACACTAACGACCAGAGCGATATCGATAGTGTACTGGAGGGGATATCTACACAACTGGCACAAATTGACAGCAATATTGGCGATGTAAACACGTACCTCAACTATCCTTCATGA
- the LOC128165733 gene encoding transcription elongation factor A protein 1-like — MSCEDEVMKIGKKLEKMILNNSADHGGADDLLNKLKDMPMTLTVLQKTRIGMTVNNFRKAASKDELVVLSKTLIKSWKKLLSSDSTPSKSDKKEKEKSSNSPEQTDSPSEMMDVKDSQGSEPGKTLMRQDSEASITNDPVRIKCRELLATSLVLDEEVKVRIPNAQCPKELAAKIEDSIHLEFKNTDQKYKARIRSRVANLKDKKNPKLKEGVIMGLIPPERIANMSAEEMASDEMRQLRAKFTKESIDDHQMSRQEGTVTDLFKCGKCGKKNCTYNQLQTRSSDEPMTTFVFCMECGNRWKFC; from the exons ATGAGCTGCGAAGACGAAGTTATGAAGATCGGAAAGAAGTTGGAAAAGATGATTTTAAACAACAGTGCC GACCATGGAGGAGCCGATGATTTACTGAATAAATTGAAGGATATGCCAATGACTCTTACAGTTCTGCAG AAAACTAGAATAGGAATGACAGTCAACAACTTCAGAAAGGCTGCATCTAAAGATGAGTTGGTAGTGCTCTCAAAGACACTGATCAAGAGTTGGAAAAAACTTCTCTCCAGTG ACTCAACGCCATCAAAATCAGACAAGAAGGAGAAAGAAAAGTCCTCTAACTCTCCAGAACAGACGGACAGTCCTTCAGAAATGATGGACGTCAAAGATAGCCAGGGTAGTGAGCCAGGGAAAACCTTAATGAGACAAGACTCTGAGGCGTCCATTACCAATGACCCTGTCAGAATCAAGTGTCGAGAGCTTCTTGCTACCTCACTTGTACTTGATGAGGAAGTTAAAG TCCGCATTCCCAATGCTCAGTGTCCTAAAGAACTTGCAGCGAAGATTGAAGATT CCATACATTTGGAGTTTAAAAACACAGATCAGAAATACAAAGCTAGAATAAGAAGCAGAGTGGCCAATctgaaagacaaaaaaaatcccaaattgAAAGAAGGAGTCATAATGGGATTAATTCCTCCAGAGAGAATCGCCAATATGTCAGCAGAG GAAATGGCTAGTGATGAGATGAGACAGCTGAGGGCTAAATTCACCAAAGAATCGATTGATGATCACCAGATGTCCAGACAAGAGGGCACAGTCACAGATCTGTTCAAGTGTGGCAAGTGTGGCAAGAAGAACTGTACATACAATCAG CTACAAACAAGAAGTTCTGATGAACCTATGACAACGTTTGTGTTCTGCATGGAGTGTGGTAACAGATGGAAG ttttgttAA